From Camelina sativa cultivar DH55 chromosome 20, Cs, whole genome shotgun sequence, the proteins below share one genomic window:
- the LOC104770179 gene encoding protein GPR107-like — MTKMPFTVIVFFLLFTAAVVPPSMAEIKSLVISDDARPMILFEKFGFTHTGHVTVSISSVSVVSTSSDPNPEPSRLGFFLLSEESLLQVLLEIQQNPRFCVLDSHYVTHLFTFRDLSPPPNSRFNQSYPVTSPNEYSLFFANCVPETKVSMAVRTEMYNKDPNGSKDYLPAGSTQLPTLYSFFFLCYVAFLGFWSYTCYTNKLTVHRIHLLMGGLLLIKSLNLICAAEDKHYVKITGTPHGWDILFYIFQFIRVVLLFTVIILIGTGWSFLKPFLQEKEKNVLIIVIPLQVLANIASIVIGETGPFIKDWVTWNQVFLLVDIICCCAIIFPIVWSIRSLRETSKTDGKAARNLSKLTLFRQFYIVVIGYLYFTRIVVFALKTIAAYKYQWVSFAAEEIVSLVFYVIMFHMFRPEEKNEYFAVDDDEEEAAALALRDEEFEL, encoded by the coding sequence ATGACGAAAATGCCCTTCAccgtcatcgtcttcttcctcctcttcaccGCCGCGGTGGTTCCACCTTCAATGGCGGAGATCAAATCCCTCGTCATCTCCGACGACGCACGCCCAATGATCCTCTTCGAGAAATTCGGATTCACACACACAGGCCACGTAACCGTCTCAATCTCATCCGTCTCCGTCGTCTCCACCTCCTCAGATCCGAATCCAGAACCTTCGCGTCTCGGATTCTTCCTCCTCTCCGAAGAATCTCTCCTCCAGGTCCTCCTCGAGATCCAACAGAACCCTAGATTCTGCGTTCTCGATTCGCACTACGTCACTCATCTCTTCACCTTCAGAGATCTATCACCACCACCGAACTCCAGATTCAACCAATCGTACCCAGTCACTTCCCCAAACGAGTACTCTCTCTTCTTCGCGAATTGCGTCCCCGAAACCAAAGTCTCCATGGCGGTTCGTACTGAGATGTATAACAAAGATCCCAACGGATCTAAAGACTACTTACCAGCTGGATCTACTCAATTGCCTACTCTctactccttcttcttcctctgttacGTTGCTTTCCTCGGTTTCTGGAGCTACACTTGTTACACGAACAAGCTCACCGTTCATCGGATCCATCTCCTTATGGGAGGTTTGCTTTTAATCAAATCGTTGAATCTGATCTGTGCAGCTGAAGATAAACATTACGTGAAGATCACAGGAACGCCTCATGGATGGGATATACTCTTTTACATTTTCCAGTTCATACGTGTTGTGCTTCTCTTCACCGTGATCATCTTGATCGGAACTGGATGGTCGTTTTTGAAACCTTTCTTgcaggagaaagagaagaatgtTTTGATCATTGTGATACCTCTTCAGGTATTAGCCAACATTGCTTCGATTGTGATTGGTGAAACTGGACCTTTTATTAAAGATTGGGTTACTTGGAACCAAGTTTTTTTGCTTGTTGATATCATCTGTTGCTGTGCGATCATCTTCCCTATCGTTTGGTCGATTCGGTCATTGAGGGAGACTTCGAAAACTGATGGGAAAGCTGCGAGGAACTTGTCGAAGCTTACGTTGTTTAGACAGTTTTACATTGTTGTCATTGGGTATCTTTACTTCACGAGGATTGTGGTGTTTGCGCTTAAAACGATTGCTGCTTATAAGTATCAGTGGGTGAGTTTTGCAGCGGAGGAGATTGTGAGTTTGGTGTTCTATGTGATCATGTTTCATATGTTTAGGCCTGAGGAGAAGAATGAGTACTTtgctgttgatgatgatgaagaagaagctgctgcTTTGGCCCTTAGGGATGAAGAGTTTGAGCTTTAG